Proteins from a single region of Manis javanica isolate MJ-LG chromosome 5, MJ_LKY, whole genome shotgun sequence:
- the LOC140849712 gene encoding LOW QUALITY PROTEIN: syntaphilin-like (The sequence of the model RefSeq protein was modified relative to this genomic sequence to represent the inferred CDS: substituted 1 base at 1 genomic stop codon) — protein sequence MEDASHCWFGAGEHVGHIAAGPGIDDLKTQLSRMQEDWIEEECHRVEAQLALKEACKEIKQLKQVIDTVKNNLIDKDKEQXKYFVDINIQNKKLEMLLHSMEVAQNGTAKEDGAGESAGRSPARSLTRSSTYTKLSDPAVCGDHPPGDHPGASAEDRADSGFAATDVTLSQTDALEASTLLSSGVDCGPQEASLHGSFSLGPRFPASNTYEKLLCGMEAGVQASCMREHAIQTDSVQYQPDLDTILEKVTKAQVCGTVLESGDRHPELDPHPPGPRDPNSAVVVRVGDELEAPEPIVRGPTPLRPAATPNPSLSVSVACPGEEEEEAAAAEKEPKSYWSRHYIVDLLAVVVPAVPTVAWLCRSQRRQGQPIYNISSLLRGCCTVALHSIRRISCRSLSQQGRSEAGSSTQL from the coding sequence ATGCGAGCCATTGCTGGTTTGGAGCCGGGGAGCACGTTGGTCACATTGCAGCAGGGCCAGGGATCGATGACCTGAAGACGCAGCTGTCACGCATGCAGGAGGACTGGATTGAGGAGGAGTGCCACCGCGTGGAGGCCCAGCTGGCCTTGAAAGAGGCCTGCAAGGAGATCAAGCAGCTCAAGCAGGTCATCGACACCGTCAAGAACAACCTGATTGACAAGGACAAGGAGCAGTAGAAGTACTTTGTGGACATCAACATTCAGAACAAGAAGCTGGAGATGCTGCTGCACAGCATGGAGGTGGCCCAGAACGGCACAGCCAAGGAGGACGGCGCCGGGGAGTCGGCTGGCAGGTCCCCCGCCCGCTCCCTCACTCGCAGCTCCACCTACACCAAGCTGAGTGACCCAGCTGTCTGCGGTGACCACCCCCCTGGCGACCACCCTGGTGCCTCTGCTGAGGACAGGGCTGACAGTGGCTTTGCGGCCACCGACGTCACACTGAGCCAGACGGATGCCCTGGAGGCCAGCACCCTGCTGTCTTCGGGGGTGGACTGTGGCCCCCAGGAGGCTTCACTGCACGGCTCCTTCAGCCTGGGCCCCCGCTTCCCTGCCAGCAACACCTATGAGAAGCTGCTGTGTGGCATGGAGGCTGGCGTGCAGGCCAGCTGCATGCGGGAGCATGCCATCCAGACAGACTCTGTGCAGTACCAGCCTGACCTGGACACAATCCTGGAGAAAGTGACCAAGGCCCAGGTCTGCGGAACAGTCCTCGAGTCAGGGGACAGGCATCCAGAGCTGGATCCCCACCCCCCAGGGCCCAGAGACCCCAACTCAGCAGTGGTGGTGAGGGTGGGTGATGAGCTTGAGGCACCGGAGCCCATTGTCCGAGGGCCGACCCCACTCCGGCCTGcggccacccccaaccccagcctgtcGGTGAGTGTGGCATGCccgggggaagaggaggaggaggcagccgcGGCCGAGAAGGAGCCCAAGAGCTACTGGAGCCGCCACTACATCGTGGATCTGCTGGCCGTGGTGGTGCCGGCTGTGCCCACGGTGGCCTGGCTCTGCCGCTCGCAGCGGCGCCAGGGCCAGCCCATTTACAACATCAGCTCCCTGCTGCGGGGCTGCTGCACTGTGGCCTTGCACTCCATCCGCAGGATCAGCTGCCGCTCGCTGAGCCAGCAGGGCCGGAGCGAGGCCGGCAGCAGCACCCAGCTCTGA